In one window of Desulfuribacillus alkaliarsenatis DNA:
- a CDS encoding FMN-binding glutamate synthase family protein has translation MTFSKPNRSDAILAKNRTPNSISPFSGLCATCNDECPGLCEVGKSAYRGKEVLYPQPFGRITAGSEKDYPVDYSHFNIMGTAVGAHGVEADSDVAIFPNVDVSTEIGVDNKIKLETPIVIAGMGSTNIAGKHWEGMAAGAAITGSIIVIGENVCGMDPKLEIKNGRVTSSPNLESRVNYFRNWYQGAGATVVQANVEDTRLGVQEYAIEKLGVEAVEVKWGQGAKDIGGEVKIDSLEKAQELKKRGYIVLPDPEKETVIKAFKAGAFKEFERHSRVGMVEEEAFHKRVQELRSAGAKQVFLKTGAYRPADLARAVKFASDAKIDLLTVDAAGGGTGMSPWRMMNEWGVPMVELHSLLYKYLKRLQDQGRFVPNVSLAAGFSLEDHMFKGFALGAPFVKAIGMSRTAVLASFVGENIASTLEQGKPFKQYSHYGNSIEEICILATELKEKLGDDFKKLPPGAIGIYTYFDRLKQGLRQLMCGSRKFRLDLIERTDIATLTREAAEISGITYITEVDEEEVNQILN, from the coding sequence ATGACATTTAGTAAACCTAATCGCTCAGATGCAATTTTAGCAAAGAATAGAACGCCAAACTCAATATCGCCATTTAGTGGGCTATGTGCAACCTGTAATGACGAGTGTCCAGGGCTTTGCGAAGTAGGCAAGTCAGCTTATAGGGGAAAGGAAGTACTTTACCCACAGCCTTTTGGTAGGATAACGGCTGGTTCTGAAAAAGATTATCCTGTTGATTATAGTCATTTTAATATTATGGGCACTGCAGTAGGCGCCCATGGAGTTGAAGCAGATTCCGATGTAGCCATCTTCCCTAATGTTGACGTAAGTACAGAAATTGGGGTGGACAATAAAATTAAGCTAGAGACCCCAATTGTGATTGCTGGTATGGGTTCAACAAATATTGCAGGAAAGCATTGGGAAGGTATGGCTGCAGGTGCAGCGATTACAGGTTCAATAATCGTCATCGGTGAGAATGTATGCGGAATGGATCCAAAGCTAGAAATAAAAAATGGTAGGGTTACAAGTTCTCCTAACCTTGAAAGCAGAGTGAATTACTTTAGAAATTGGTATCAAGGGGCTGGAGCAACCGTAGTCCAAGCTAATGTTGAGGATACAAGACTAGGTGTTCAGGAGTATGCGATTGAAAAGCTCGGTGTAGAAGCGGTTGAAGTTAAGTGGGGACAAGGAGCTAAAGATATTGGTGGCGAAGTAAAGATTGATTCCTTAGAAAAGGCGCAAGAACTAAAAAAGCGTGGTTACATCGTATTACCAGATCCAGAAAAGGAAACGGTCATTAAAGCATTTAAGGCAGGGGCATTTAAAGAGTTTGAAAGGCACTCAAGAGTAGGAATGGTTGAAGAGGAAGCTTTCCACAAGCGCGTGCAGGAATTGCGTAGCGCTGGAGCGAAACAGGTGTTTCTTAAAACAGGTGCATATAGACCTGCGGATTTAGCGCGCGCCGTTAAGTTTGCTTCCGATGCTAAGATTGATTTGTTAACAGTTGATGCAGCTGGTGGTGGAACAGGTATGAGCCCGTGGAGAATGATGAATGAGTGGGGTGTGCCGATGGTTGAGCTGCACTCCCTACTTTACAAATATTTAAAGCGCTTACAGGATCAAGGGCGCTTTGTGCCTAATGTATCACTTGCGGCGGGCTTTTCACTTGAAGACCATATGTTCAAAGGCTTTGCCCTGGGTGCACCATTTGTGAAAGCAATTGGAATGTCGCGAACGGCAGTGTTAGCTTCATTTGTAGGAGAAAACATCGCCAGCACATTAGAGCAAGGAAAGCCATTTAAACAATATAGTCATTATGGTAATAGCATTGAGGAGATATGTATCCTAGCGACTGAGTTAAAAGAAAAGCTAGGAGACGATTTCAAAAAGCTACCACCTGGAGCAATAGGTATTTATACATATTTTGATCGTTTGAAGCAAGGCCTGCGGCAGCTTATGTGTGGATCGAGGAAGTTCCGTTTAGATTTAATTGAGCGAACTGATATCGCAACACTAACCAGAGAAGCTGCAGAAATCAGTGGTATAACGTACATAACTGAAGTTGATGAAGAAGAAGTTAATCAGATTTTAAACTAA
- a CDS encoding ABC transporter ATP-binding protein, producing MSTNNCVVVNDVSKFYGTSQVLKNISLEINTGEIFGLLGPSGAGKTTLVKMLSGIEQATNGSVKVLNDLMPNLHTMGRIGFMAQSDALYEELTAEDNLDFFAEIYGLNSSQRSARKKQVINLVNLNNDINKPVRQFSGGMKRRLSLAISLLHNPEILILDEPTVGIDPILRQAIWDELEALRLQNVTIVVTTHVMDEADKCTRLAMIRDGHIIAVGTPEALKSSTNTSSLEKAFLQYGSTALEV from the coding sequence GTGTCTACTAATAACTGTGTTGTTGTAAATGACGTCTCTAAGTTTTACGGGACTAGCCAGGTTCTTAAAAATATTTCCTTGGAAATTAACACTGGTGAAATTTTTGGACTATTAGGTCCATCTGGCGCTGGCAAAACCACTTTAGTCAAAATGCTATCTGGAATCGAACAGGCTACTAACGGTTCTGTTAAGGTACTTAATGACTTGATGCCTAATTTACATACGATGGGACGAATAGGGTTTATGGCGCAATCAGACGCGCTCTATGAAGAGCTGACTGCTGAAGATAACTTGGATTTTTTTGCAGAAATATATGGACTTAATAGCTCACAACGAAGCGCAAGAAAAAAGCAAGTAATCAATCTTGTTAATTTGAACAATGATATCAATAAGCCTGTCCGTCAATTTTCTGGTGGAATGAAACGCCGCTTATCCTTAGCTATTTCTCTCTTACACAATCCCGAGATTCTTATCCTAGATGAACCAACTGTCGGCATAGACCCTATCCTCAGGCAGGCAATCTGGGACGAATTAGAAGCACTACGGTTGCAGAATGTTACGATAGTAGTCACAACCCATGTTATGGATGAAGCTGATAAATGCACACGACTAGCAATGATTCGCGATGGTCATATTATTGCCGTTGGTACTCCCGAAGCATTAAAAAGCAGCACTAATACTTCATCACTTGAAAAAGCCTTCTTACAGTATGGTTCTACAGCTTTGGAGGTGTAA
- a CDS encoding ABC transporter permease produces MLTGFKNNGLMRLSATKLQLLPGILFVVVIVGYGVVSAFVESVSGGTGVGESWTLEHYQRLIANDVFWESFIFSIKVTSISTLISLFIGVIIARTLYQCFISDYAKLLTWVPMLIPHFVAAYMVILLFSPSGWFSSIGYQLGLIEYQSQFPILVMDRAGIGIILAYIWKQVPFVVLMVLPVYYQLDKRYLEVARTLGSNKRQVFFTVEWPWLYPVVIEVGIILFAFIIAAFEIPYLLGSTFPKMLSVVTYQWFYEGSWSQRPLAMAAMSLLTVMILFVSFLALFLLQKSRYRMMKGL; encoded by the coding sequence ATGTTAACTGGATTCAAGAACAATGGTTTAATGAGGTTGTCCGCAACTAAGCTACAGCTACTTCCAGGTATTTTATTTGTAGTTGTAATCGTTGGTTATGGAGTTGTCAGTGCATTTGTAGAAAGTGTTTCAGGAGGTACGGGAGTAGGAGAATCATGGACACTAGAGCACTATCAACGCCTAATAGCTAATGATGTGTTTTGGGAATCCTTCATTTTTAGTATAAAAGTAACGTCAATATCAACGTTGATTTCGCTATTTATTGGTGTCATTATAGCTAGAACGTTATATCAGTGCTTTATTAGCGATTATGCGAAATTACTTACTTGGGTGCCAATGCTGATACCCCATTTTGTGGCAGCATACATGGTTATTTTACTTTTCTCTCCAAGTGGGTGGTTTTCTAGCATCGGCTATCAACTAGGTTTGATAGAATATCAGTCTCAGTTCCCGATTCTAGTGATGGATCGTGCGGGAATTGGGATTATATTGGCGTATATATGGAAGCAGGTGCCCTTTGTTGTCTTGATGGTCTTACCAGTCTATTATCAGCTAGATAAACGCTATTTAGAAGTTGCTAGAACTCTAGGTAGTAATAAGCGTCAAGTATTCTTTACGGTGGAGTGGCCTTGGCTTTATCCAGTGGTTATAGAGGTAGGAATTATATTGTTTGCCTTTATCATAGCGGCCTTTGAGATTCCCTACCTGTTAGGATCAACCTTTCCAAAGATGCTGTCAGTGGTTACCTATCAGTGGTTTTATGAAGGAAGCTGGAGTCAACGACCATTGGCAATGGCTGCGATGTCATTGCTGACGGTGATGATTTTATTTGTATCATTCCTAGCGCTGTTCCTGCTGCAAAAATCACGATACCGAATGATGAAGGGACTATAA
- a CDS encoding CDP-alcohol phosphatidyltransferase family protein, whose product MLDTHARPYVQPVIEKAAQAFVRIGMTANQVTVLSFVTGVSAGLFALFGQFYVALIVLWISGFLDAVDGTMARMTKTSGWGTVLDVTFDRIVEISIILALAYQFPEAIWTLLLLSVAIIFSMTVFLTVGAVSEKKGGKSFYYQAGLAERTEGFLLFSIMLLLPGYLLATALLFAAAVTFTGCQRLWEAKKILG is encoded by the coding sequence ATGTTAGACACCCACGCAAGACCATATGTACAACCAGTAATAGAGAAAGCTGCACAAGCATTTGTGAGAATCGGTATGACAGCTAATCAAGTAACTGTGCTCTCCTTTGTGACTGGGGTGTCGGCTGGATTATTTGCTCTGTTTGGTCAATTCTATGTTGCGCTGATTGTTTTGTGGATATCGGGTTTCTTGGACGCAGTAGATGGCACAATGGCACGTATGACTAAAACATCAGGATGGGGAACTGTACTTGATGTTACCTTCGATCGTATTGTTGAAATAAGTATCATTTTAGCACTCGCTTATCAGTTTCCCGAAGCAATCTGGACTCTATTGCTTCTTAGTGTTGCAATCATCTTTTCGATGACAGTATTCCTAACGGTCGGGGCCGTGTCTGAGAAAAAGGGTGGAAAATCATTCTATTATCAAGCTGGTCTGGCTGAGCGAACAGAAGGTTTTCTACTGTTCTCAATTATGCTATTACTGCCAGGATATCTTTTGGCTACAGCATTGCTATTTGCAGCTGCCGTTACCTTTACAGGCTGTCAAAGACTATGGGAAGCTAAGAAAATCTTAGGTTAG
- a CDS encoding TetR/AcrR family transcriptional regulator has product MEEHKWVEEIINAAEQNSSSSKLSEKQLKIVEAAIEIFAEKGYSNTSTNEIAKKAGVAEGTIFRHYKTKKELLLAIVTPTLTKVIAPFLAKDFVKEVFAPDYKSYEEFLEVLVRNRYHFVKSRLPILKIFLQEVAFHNELNKEIKDLFTKHVYVEFTKIVDHFQAKNQLIPLPSDTVIRLTITTVIGFLITRFIILPDYDWDDEQEIAYTVKYIVAGLKAN; this is encoded by the coding sequence GTGGAAGAGCATAAATGGGTAGAGGAAATTATAAATGCAGCAGAACAAAACAGTTCATCTAGCAAGCTTTCTGAAAAGCAGCTTAAAATAGTAGAAGCCGCGATTGAAATTTTTGCAGAAAAAGGCTATTCCAATACATCAACTAATGAAATTGCAAAAAAAGCAGGGGTCGCAGAGGGGACAATTTTTCGACATTATAAAACAAAAAAAGAGCTTTTATTAGCTATCGTAACGCCTACTCTAACTAAGGTTATAGCGCCTTTTCTAGCGAAAGATTTCGTTAAAGAAGTGTTTGCTCCTGATTATAAGAGCTATGAAGAATTTTTAGAGGTATTAGTTCGTAATCGCTATCATTTTGTAAAAAGTCGTTTGCCTATATTGAAAATTTTCCTTCAAGAGGTTGCATTCCATAATGAACTGAATAAAGAAATTAAAGATTTATTCACAAAACACGTGTACGTAGAGTTCACTAAAATAGTCGACCACTTCCAAGCAAAAAATCAGCTTATCCCGCTCCCATCAGACACGGTAATTAGACTAACGATTACAACAGTAATAGGCTTTCTAATTACCAGATTTATTATTTTACCTGATTACGATTGGGATGATGAGCAAGAGATTGCTTATACTGTTAAGTACATTGTGGCTGGACTTAAAGCCAACTAA
- a CDS encoding response regulator transcription factor translates to MDYKLLIVDDDLNIHEVLRLYLEREGYSLVFASDGSQGLDMFRKESPNLVILDIMLPIINGWEVCQLIRKDSEVPIVMLTSKDTTEDKLMGFDYGADDYVVKPFDPKEVVARVRALLKRSKVTNGNKMLDANIIIAGDIKANLATYEVLVNDKPIELKPKEIQLLFFLLKNPKTVFSREQLLDKVWGHEFYGETRTVDVHVKRLREKIGDNNGVNLKTIWGVGYKLEIETKG, encoded by the coding sequence ATGGATTATAAACTGTTGATTGTTGATGACGATTTGAATATTCATGAAGTACTTAGGCTATATCTCGAACGTGAAGGATATAGTCTAGTATTTGCAAGTGATGGTAGTCAAGGTTTAGATATGTTTCGTAAAGAAAGTCCAAATCTAGTGATTTTAGATATTATGCTACCAATAATTAATGGCTGGGAAGTATGTCAGTTAATCCGTAAAGATAGTGAAGTTCCTATTGTAATGCTGACGTCTAAGGATACTACTGAGGACAAGCTAATGGGTTTTGATTACGGTGCTGACGATTACGTAGTTAAACCCTTTGACCCCAAGGAAGTGGTAGCTAGGGTGAGAGCTTTGCTAAAACGTAGCAAAGTAACCAATGGTAATAAAATGCTAGATGCTAATATTATAATTGCAGGAGATATAAAAGCTAATCTTGCTACCTATGAAGTATTAGTTAATGACAAGCCTATAGAGCTAAAGCCGAAAGAGATTCAACTATTATTCTTTTTGCTGAAGAATCCTAAAACCGTTTTTTCAAGAGAGCAGTTACTTGATAAGGTTTGGGGTCATGAGTTCTACGGAGAAACAAGAACTGTTGATGTACATGTGAAAAGGCTGAGGGAAAAAATTGGTGATAACAATGGTGTAAACTTGAAGACGATTTGGGGAGTAGGCTATAAGTTAGAAATCGAAACAAAGGGGTAA
- a CDS encoding response regulator → MTTKKILIVDDEAAIVAVLEELLTEEGYTIIKAYNGLEAISIFNKKQHIDLMIVDYCMPHLNGRRVIETMRQNPRYSTTPVIVITGSEKQFSNFPEDSTYQFLIEKPFNLERITETVHKLLG, encoded by the coding sequence ATGACAACCAAAAAAATTCTTATAGTCGATGATGAAGCTGCAATTGTAGCTGTTCTAGAAGAACTTTTAACAGAAGAAGGCTACACAATTATTAAAGCATATAATGGTTTAGAAGCTATAAGTATCTTCAATAAGAAACAGCATATTGACTTAATGATTGTCGATTACTGCATGCCACATCTAAACGGTCGGCGGGTTATAGAGACAATGAGGCAGAATCCTAGATATTCAACAACACCTGTAATAGTAATAACTGGATCAGAGAAACAATTTAGCAATTTCCCAGAAGATAGTACATACCAATTTTTAATTGAAAAGCCATTTAATCTTGAACGAATTACTGAGACAGTGCATAAGCTGCTAGGTTAG
- a CDS encoding ABC transporter permease, translated as MCNSRNTCEKVGHVNYLKYLLVGSFILVVVLPIALLVIQSFAFRWSWGSVLPTAFSLRGWQVLLQEPKVLSAVCITVLVGTIVIAINLLIAIPAGRAMAFNDFKGKTIVDVILFMPILVPALAVAMGIHLTMIRLGLANTVWGVVLVHCIPTVPYAIRILRTGYERMGQRWLEQARTLGASSWKCFLTVTLPMLLPSIRTTIFLVFLISLSQYALTAIVSGGSVITLAMIYYPFLQTVDNAVIASFSLLFALIPILFLAVIELFFRYAIPYQRSFSYREEAVQEGGKGHVC; from the coding sequence ATGTGTAATAGTAGAAATACTTGTGAAAAGGTTGGGCACGTTAATTATTTGAAATATCTGTTGGTTGGCAGTTTTATATTGGTGGTAGTGCTGCCAATTGCACTTTTAGTGATACAAAGCTTTGCTTTTCGCTGGAGCTGGGGAAGTGTTTTGCCAACGGCATTTAGTTTGCGTGGCTGGCAGGTGCTTTTACAAGAGCCTAAGGTTTTATCTGCAGTATGCATTACAGTGCTAGTGGGGACAATCGTTATTGCTATAAATTTGTTAATTGCAATTCCAGCAGGCAGGGCTATGGCCTTTAATGACTTTAAAGGAAAAACCATCGTAGATGTTATACTTTTTATGCCTATTCTTGTACCAGCATTAGCAGTTGCTATGGGTATTCATTTAACAATGATTAGGCTTGGTTTAGCAAATACGGTCTGGGGAGTTGTACTAGTCCACTGTATACCAACTGTACCCTATGCAATAAGAATATTACGCACTGGATATGAACGGATGGGTCAAAGGTGGCTGGAGCAAGCGAGAACATTAGGAGCGTCAAGCTGGAAGTGCTTTTTAACTGTGACATTACCAATGTTATTACCTAGTATACGTACGACAATCTTCTTAGTATTTTTAATTTCATTAAGTCAATATGCGTTAACGGCTATCGTTAGTGGTGGGAGTGTTATTACACTAGCAATGATTTACTACCCGTTTTTACAGACGGTAGATAATGCTGTAATTGCAAGTTTTTCTTTGTTGTTTGCACTTATACCTATTTTGTTTTTAGCTGTGATAGAGCTATTTTTCCGTTATGCAATACCATACCAAAGAAGCTTTAGTTATCGTGAAGAAGCTGTGCAAGAAGGAGGTAAGGGGCATGTTTGTTAA
- a CDS encoding ABC transporter permease: MRIFAIVKRIIKQFARDKRTLALMLVAPLLILTLMYLVFAYDEYKPTIITYNLPPSITEALEQRGAIILVDSVERNISPEKERRIMIESHNADAYVSLNVHAQTPKLSVTLEGSDSIINQSILLLVQQAASDSMVSSDFAYELSYIYGGADLTLFDTIGPILIGFFIFFFVFLISGVSFLRERTTGTLERLLATPLRRWELVLGYILGFGIFTTLQAALISWYAISVLGVIQAGAFFSVLLITFLLAMTALTLGTLLSAFANNELQMVQFIPIVIIPQVFFCGLFNLDAMPTWLSSISYIMPLTYGAEALQEIMIRGKGINDVLPNILILLGFATAFCLLNVQALKKHRQL, from the coding sequence ATGCGTATATTTGCTATTGTAAAACGTATAATCAAACAATTTGCCAGGGATAAACGCACCCTCGCCTTAATGCTTGTAGCGCCCTTACTAATTCTTACCTTGATGTATCTTGTGTTTGCATATGATGAATATAAACCAACAATAATCACATACAATCTTCCACCTAGTATCACTGAAGCTTTAGAGCAACGAGGCGCGATAATACTTGTAGATTCCGTTGAACGAAATATTTCACCAGAAAAAGAGCGACGGATAATGATAGAATCACATAACGCTGACGCATACGTATCCCTTAACGTGCACGCACAGACACCTAAATTGTCTGTTACTTTAGAAGGTAGCGACTCGATAATTAATCAATCAATTTTGTTATTAGTCCAGCAGGCCGCCTCGGACTCAATGGTTAGCAGCGATTTCGCCTACGAATTATCCTACATTTATGGCGGCGCCGATTTAACATTATTTGATACAATCGGACCTATACTAATAGGCTTTTTCATATTCTTTTTTGTGTTCTTAATTTCTGGGGTGTCATTTCTTCGGGAACGTACTACAGGCACACTAGAGCGTCTATTAGCTACACCACTAAGACGCTGGGAGTTGGTATTGGGTTATATTCTTGGTTTTGGCATTTTCACAACACTACAAGCTGCACTTATATCCTGGTATGCTATTTCTGTGCTGGGAGTTATACAGGCTGGTGCCTTCTTCAGCGTTTTGTTAATAACATTCCTGTTAGCTATGACGGCATTAACATTAGGAACATTATTATCTGCCTTTGCAAACAACGAGTTGCAGATGGTACAATTTATCCCTATAGTAATTATTCCACAGGTGTTTTTCTGCGGGTTGTTCAATTTAGACGCAATGCCTACTTGGCTTAGCTCTATTAGCTACATTATGCCGCTAACCTATGGAGCTGAAGCCCTACAGGAAATCATGATTCGTGGCAAAGGCATAAATGACGTCCTGCCGAACATCTTAATTTTACTTGGCTTTGCAACAGCTTTTTGCTTGTTAAATGTTCAAGCACTTAAAAAGCACCGTCAGTTATAA
- a CDS encoding ABC transporter substrate-binding protein, whose amino-acid sequence MRLRLTKKMKQIMLLATIGIIALLIAACGNSSIEVKNEEVNLLQEDWSTIESLAKGSEVRIFMWGGDEGINRYMDEWIAPRLKEQFDVTLNRTPMDINEVLQKLMTEKRANRGAGTIDVIWLNGENFKNAKENELLWGDFVQQLPNVQAYIDMTSLDAQFDFGTPIEGLEAPWGKVQFVYVYDEDKVPNPPASFEELRQWMTENPGRFTYPEASDFTGNAFLRHLLYNTVDVETLLNTPDPDAFVEESSVPMWDYLNDIKPNLWRKGETYPTSLTELDRLYSQGEVWMTMGYNEARVESLIANGTFPESTRTFVMEPGSIGNTHFLSIPFNSPNAAGAMVAINYLLSPEAQLAKMEPGMWGENMSLDPTKLSETYRQQLDSIDRGQSVLPADVLQERFLPEVSAEYVNWIQEQWFNEVVRN is encoded by the coding sequence ATGAGATTAAGATTAACTAAAAAAATGAAGCAAATTATGTTACTAGCAACAATAGGCATAATAGCTTTATTGATTGCAGCCTGTGGTAATTCAAGTATAGAAGTTAAAAACGAAGAAGTAAATCTATTGCAAGAAGATTGGTCAACTATTGAAAGTCTAGCAAAAGGCTCTGAGGTGCGTATCTTTATGTGGGGTGGAGATGAGGGCATTAACCGCTATATGGATGAATGGATTGCACCACGCTTGAAGGAGCAATTCGATGTAACGCTAAACAGAACACCGATGGATATAAATGAAGTATTACAAAAGCTAATGACAGAGAAACGCGCTAATAGAGGCGCAGGTACTATAGATGTTATTTGGTTAAATGGTGAGAATTTTAAAAATGCTAAAGAAAATGAACTTTTATGGGGAGATTTTGTACAACAGCTGCCAAATGTTCAAGCATATATAGATATGACAAGCTTAGATGCACAATTTGATTTTGGCACACCGATTGAAGGCTTAGAAGCACCTTGGGGTAAAGTGCAATTTGTCTATGTGTATGATGAGGATAAAGTTCCGAATCCGCCTGCTAGTTTTGAAGAGTTAAGGCAGTGGATGACTGAAAATCCAGGCAGATTTACATATCCAGAAGCGAGCGATTTTACTGGTAATGCGTTTTTACGTCATTTACTATATAATACAGTCGATGTAGAAACACTACTAAACACCCCTGACCCTGATGCTTTTGTAGAGGAAAGCAGTGTTCCTATGTGGGACTATCTAAATGATATTAAGCCAAATCTTTGGAGAAAAGGCGAGACATATCCTACTTCTTTAACGGAATTGGATCGCTTATATAGCCAGGGTGAGGTTTGGATGACTATGGGCTACAATGAAGCTCGTGTTGAAAGCCTAATCGCCAATGGAACATTCCCAGAATCAACAAGAACCTTCGTCATGGAGCCTGGGTCAATAGGTAACACCCATTTCCTATCGATACCATTCAATAGCCCTAATGCAGCAGGTGCAATGGTAGCTATCAATTACTTATTATCCCCAGAGGCGCAGCTGGCAAAGATGGAACCAGGCATGTGGGGGGAAAACATGTCTTTAGATCCAACGAAGCTGTCAGAGACATACCGCCAGCAGCTAGATTCAATTGATCGCGGACAATCTGTATTGCCTGCAGATGTATTACAAGAACGGTTTTTGCCAGAAGTGAGTGCTGAATATGTTAACTGGATTCAAGAACAATGGTTTAATGAGGTTGTCCGCAACTAA
- a CDS encoding ABC transporter ATP-binding protein, with amino-acid sequence MFVNCCGVTKEYDGKPVLNQVDIAISQGQILSLLGPSGTGKSTLLRCIAGFENLTSGKVILANQDITQMPPEQRPVVMMFQQPLLFPHMTVLENITYGLKVRGVDRDEAIKSGYQLLERIEMPDYGKRYPYELSGGQQQRVALARALILKPKLLLLDEPFSSLDADLRTSIRDWVKVVLNEEGITAIFVTHDKEEAMIIGDQLAIMNQQKIEQIGKSLDVYNRPETPFVAEFYCNGIVLNQEAFIPLEKLKILPSKLQAITKGELTWQGKINSRFIKHGQWFDKVTLINHDSKSKKSTPATLELIIKANTNIDVGNLVIVTANTQDIYYFDNDAKVHQLNNKEASNKKASNKGELRC; translated from the coding sequence ATGTTTGTTAACTGCTGTGGAGTTACAAAAGAATATGACGGCAAGCCAGTCTTAAATCAAGTAGACATAGCGATTAGCCAAGGACAGATATTAAGTCTATTAGGACCATCTGGGACAGGAAAATCTACGCTCCTTCGCTGTATTGCAGGCTTTGAAAATTTGACATCAGGAAAGGTTATACTGGCCAATCAGGACATAACTCAGATGCCACCTGAGCAACGTCCCGTAGTAATGATGTTCCAGCAGCCTTTATTGTTCCCGCATATGACGGTACTTGAAAACATCACCTATGGTTTAAAGGTTAGGGGAGTTGACAGGGACGAAGCAATTAAGTCAGGGTATCAGCTATTAGAACGGATTGAAATGCCAGACTATGGGAAGCGCTATCCCTATGAGCTATCTGGGGGACAGCAGCAGCGGGTAGCACTTGCGCGGGCGTTGATTTTGAAGCCAAAGCTGCTACTACTAGACGAGCCATTTAGCAGTTTAGATGCTGACTTAAGAACAAGTATTCGTGATTGGGTAAAAGTTGTTCTTAACGAAGAGGGAATTACGGCAATCTTCGTTACCCACGATAAGGAAGAGGCTATGATTATCGGTGATCAGCTGGCGATTATGAACCAGCAAAAGATTGAGCAGATTGGTAAGTCACTAGATGTATACAATCGACCAGAAACTCCTTTTGTAGCAGAGTTTTATTGTAATGGAATTGTTCTTAATCAAGAAGCTTTTATTCCATTAGAGAAGCTAAAAATACTACCATCGAAGCTGCAGGCAATCACTAAGGGAGAGTTGACTTGGCAGGGTAAAATCAACAGCCGCTTTATCAAGCATGGACAATGGTTTGATAAAGTAACGCTTATTAATCATGATAGTAAAAGTAAAAAAAGCACACCTGCCACCCTTGAATTAATTATTAAAGCTAATACAAATATAGATGTTGGTAACTTAGTTATAGTGACTGCTAATACTCAAGATATATACTACTTTGATAATGATGCAAAAGTACATCAGCTAAATAATAAAGAAGCTAGCAATAAAAAAGCTAGCAATAAAGGGGAGTTAAGATGTTAG